From Solidesulfovibrio fructosivorans JJ], a single genomic window includes:
- a CDS encoding GNAT family N-acetyltransferase — protein MKIEQADKKDYPALLNVWETSVRATHNFLNEADISFLKPLILEQYFDAVKLRCVKNAQGTILGFCGVSEKKLEMLFVLPQNRGQGIGSSLCRHAIESMDVAYVDVNEQNPQAIGFYKHLGFRIIDRSPIDGQGKPFPLLHMKLD, from the coding sequence ATGAAGATAGAACAGGCTGACAAGAAAGATTATCCTGCGTTGCTTAACGTATGGGAAACTTCCGTTCGAGCGACGCATAATTTCTTGAATGAAGCTGATATTTCCTTCTTAAAGCCGTTGATTCTTGAACAATATTTTGATGCTGTGAAATTACGATGCGTAAAAAATGCGCAAGGCACCATTCTCGGATTTTGCGGCGTTTCCGAGAAGAAACTTGAAATGCTCTTTGTGTTGCCCCAAAACAGAGGACAAGGCATCGGTTCTTCCCTATGCAGGCATGCCATCGAAAGCATGGATGTCGCATACGTGGATGTCAATGAGCAGAACCCGCAGGCAATCGGATTCTATAAGCACCTTGGCTTCCGCATTATAGACCGATCACCGATTGACGGCCAGGGAAAACCCTTTCCGTTACTGCATATGAAGCTGGATTGA
- a CDS encoding DJ-1/PfpI family protein, translated as MKKTYVLLFDGYADWEIGFALAELRRMGNVPVVGVGLSDAPVLSMGGLKVQPGRRLSDIAIDDILLFILPGGMLWEQSYPKEEIHSFLQNLDERKIPTAAICAATTVLAKAGLLQNRKHTSNSLKYLRDHVPGYTSQDHYIEALAVTDGHITTASGLGSIDFTMKIMEALRIATPDMRALWYRAFKYGEFPEELAQGENA; from the coding sequence ATGAAAAAAACCTACGTATTGCTGTTCGACGGATATGCGGACTGGGAAATCGGCTTTGCTCTTGCCGAACTGCGGCGTATGGGCAATGTGCCGGTCGTTGGTGTCGGACTCTCGGATGCACCCGTTTTATCCATGGGTGGACTCAAGGTACAGCCGGGGCGGCGCCTTTCCGATATTGCCATCGATGACATCCTGCTCTTCATCCTGCCGGGAGGAATGCTCTGGGAGCAATCGTACCCCAAGGAGGAAATCCATTCCTTCCTGCAAAATCTCGACGAAAGGAAAATCCCGACGGCAGCCATATGCGCGGCAACGACCGTACTCGCCAAAGCCGGTTTGTTGCAAAACAGGAAGCATACTTCGAATTCCTTGAAGTACCTCCGTGATCATGTTCCGGGTTACACCAGCCAGGATCATTATATTGAAGCGTTGGCCGTTACGGATGGGCACATCACCACAGCCAGCGGCTTGGGCAGCATCGACTTCACCATGAAAATCATGGAAGCCCTGCGGATCGCCACGCCGGACATGCGCGCCTTGTGGTACCGCGCGTTCAAATATGGAGAATTCCCTGAAGAGCTCGCGCAAGGCGAAAACGCGTAA